The Flammeovirga yaeyamensis genome segment GGGTTTGCACCGGCAATTAAAAACGTATCTGCTAATTCTATATCTTCATAAGAGATAGGAACAGTATCCTCACCTAGGGTTTTAACATAACCAACAACGGCTGAACTCATACATAAACGAGAGTTTGTATCAATGTTGTTGGTTTGGAAAAAACCTTTAGTCAGTTTATTGGCTAAATAATATTCCTCTGTTAGACACTGACCCGATACATACATACCTACCGAATCTGGTCCATATTTTTTTATAATTGATTTGAAAACAGCCGCTGCTCTTGTAAAAGCAGTATCCCAATCTACTCTTTGAAGTTCATGTTGTTTACTCCATCTCATTTGAGGGTAGAGTAATCTATCCGAAGTATCTTGAACTACGTAGTGAAGATTCATTCCTTTAGAACAAAGTTTTCCTTTATTTACAGGATAATTCTGATCTCCTTCGACAGTTAGTTTACCTTTGGCATCTTTATGAACATCAATACCGCAGCCTACACCACAATAGGAACAAGTAGATTTATAGGTCGTGATTGTTTTCATCTTCTTTTTATTGCTTAGTGAAAAAGAAGGAGGAAGCATTTTACATGCCTCCCCCTAAAAGCATGTGTTTGTTTTATATTACTTCTAAGTATTTTATCGAGTGGGATGAAACGATAAAAGAACTTAGTAAGTAATGTATAATTCAAAAGTAAGTAAAAATACGTAATAATACGTAATATTGAGGATGAAAAATTGAATATATTACGTAAATACTTTCAATTCAGGGGATGAATCACTACTTAAGGGCAAAAAAATAGCCCATCTACTAAGTAGATAGGCTTAGGTTTTTCTTAAAAACGAATGAGATTATAAATCTAATTCACTTTTTAAAGTAGGGTAGTCGTTTAACTTGGCAATAAGTTCTACCGCACTTTTTACTTCCATTTTCTTCATGATATTAAAACGGTGTGTTTCTACTGTGCGCACACTTTTATTTAATATTGAAGCGATATCTTTACTACTCTTTCCAGCAGCAACATATTTTAAAATTTCTTTTTCACGCTTAGTAAGATCAATAGAAGCTACTTCTTTTGTCTCAGGCTTAGGTGATGGCGTATTGTTATTTTTGATATTTAGATAACTTTCAACTAATACTTTAGAAATATCACCACTGAAGTATTTTTTTCCTTCATGAACAGTTTTAATAGCCTTTAAAAACTCATCACTATTAGAGTCTTTAAGTAAATAACCACTAGCACCCTTTTCAGCCGCATCTAAAATATATTCAGAATCATCGTGCATTGATAAAATAAGCACTTTGGTGTTCGGACTATACTCTTTTATTTTCGAAGTGGCTTCAATACCGTTCATTACGGGCATTCTAATATCAATAACCAAAACATCAGGGGTAAGTTTCTTGCAAAGTTCAAGTGCCTCCAAACCGTTAGCACCTTCGCCTATCACGTTTATTTCATGGCTATTTTCCAGTAACAGTTTTATACCATTTCTAACTA includes the following:
- a CDS encoding response regulator transcription factor, giving the protein MTQISVVLTDDHVVVRNGIKLLLENSHEINVIGEGANGLEALELCKKLTPDVLVIDIRMPVMNGIEATSKIKEYSPNTKVLILSMHDDSEYILDAAEKGASGYLLKDSNSDEFLKAIKTVHEGKKYFSGDISKVLVESYLNIKNNNTPSPKPETKEVASIDLTKREKEILKYVAAGKSSKDIASILNKSVRTVETHRFNIMKKMEVKSAVELIAKLNDYPTLKSELDL